Within Elizabethkingia sp. JS20170427COW, the genomic segment GAATCTCTAGGATACAGCTATACAGAATTGGCTCATCTTTTAGATATCAAAACAAAAGACGAAGTAAAGAAAATCCAAGAAGGTACCGTACTCGATTGGGTTTATGAAAGCCACCAACTTGCTAACAACATCTATGCTAATACTCCAGACGGAAGTAAGGTAAGCTATGATTATGGTTATAAATACGATAGAATCTTGGAAGATCAACTATTAAAAGGAGGTCTTAGACTGGCTAAAGTCATCAATGACTTATTTTAAGAACTGAGCTTTAGCTTTCTCGAAGACAATTTTATCAGTAGGAAGTTTAAACGGATTAGAGGCTGAAAGGGGTAACCATTCAGCCTTTTCTATTTCGCTAACATTTAGTTTAAAATTTTCGGGATCTAAAATTTTCACTCTGTAATAAACCGTCAACAATTGCTCATTCTCTCTAAATTTAGAAACCAAAAAATCTTCCTGAGTGTAGAAGTGTTCTAGGATTTCTATTTTCACATTCAATTCTTCTTGAAACTCTCTGTGCAAACATTCCAAGAGTCCTTCTCCATATTCTAGGCCTCCACCTGGCAATTTCACCAACTTTTCACCTACATACTCTTCAAATAAGCTTAGGATTTTTCCATCCTCAATACACAAAGCATATACTCGGATGTTGAATTTATCTATCTTTTCCATGCATTAATCATTTCTCGTTTCCCTTTAGGGCCTTCTAATTTTTCCACTTCAAAATTCAGATTTTTCAAAATTCTCTGTAAACTTCCTTTAGAAGAATATGTGGTTAGCAAGCCTCCCTCACCCATTTTATCGGCAACTTTTTTTATTAGAGGTTCTTCCCATAAATCAGGTTGCACCTTTGCCCCAAAGCAATCAAAATACACTAAATCTATCTTAGGCATATCAATCTTATCTAAATCAAAAAAGTCGGCTTCAATTTTTTTCAAATTAAAGTTAGGGCTTACTTCCTTTAATTGTTCCCAAGGCATTTCATGAATTACAGGGAATAATCGGCTAATTTCTGAATGGTTAAATAAGCGATCATGCTCTAAGCTCAGCGCCTCTTGTGCAGAAAGAGGGTATTTTTCTAAAGAATAATAATTTACTTGGTAAGAGGACTCTTTTTCAAAAAAATCAAATAAAGTTACCAAAACATTAAGCCCTGTACCAAAACCAAGTTCAAGAATATTAATTTCTTGTTTTTCAACCCTATTTAATCCATTTTTAATAAAAACATGCTTTGCCTCTTGAAAGGCTCCGTGATTACTATGATAAGTCTCGTCCAAACTACTTACATACAAAGTTTTGCTACCATCATCCGTAGTTTTTAAAATTCTTTCCATGAAAATTTTTCATCAAATATAATTAATTTTTCAGTATTCTATATCCTTTTATTTATTACATTTGTGACATAATCAAATCAAAACTAACAATGATAATTCAAAAAACAGAATCTTCTAGATTAAGTTCTTTTGATAAGAACAACTTTAATTTCGGAGATACCTTTGTAGATCACATGATTATATGTGAATATGAAGACGGAAAATGGGGAGATGTAAAATTAATGCCTTATGGACCTTTACAATTCTCTCCTGCTAATATGACTTTCAACTACGGACAAGCTTGTTTCGAAGGAATGAAAGCCTACAGAGACGCTAATAATGATGTATTCTTATTCCGTCCTGAAAAAAACTTTGAGAGAATCAACAAATCGGCATCTCGTTTAGCAATGCCTGAAATTCCTTACGAAGTTTTCATGAATGGGCTAAAAGCCTTGGTGGACACCGATAGACTTTGGATCCCACAAGGAGAAGGTTACTCACTGTACCTAAGACCTCTTATTTTTGCAACTTCAGAAATGCTAAAAGCAAGCGTATCATACAAATATATGTTTGCTATTATTGCAACTCCTGCTAAAGCGTATTACACCAAACCTGTATCTGTATTAATCTCTGATTATTATTCAAGAGCTGCTAACGGCGGTGTTGGTTTTGCTAAAGCGGCAGGTAATTATGCTGGCGCCTTCTACCCTACTCATCTGGCAAACCAAAAAGGTTATGATCAAATTATTTGGACAGATGATGCTACCCATAGCTACTTCGAGGAAAGTGGTACCATGAATGTGTTTGTAAGAATTGAAGATACTATTTATACACCTCCAACTTCCGAAAGAATCCTAGATGGGGTAACTAGAGATAGTTTTATCCAATT encodes:
- a CDS encoding NUDIX domain-containing protein, giving the protein MEKIDKFNIRVYALCIEDGKILSLFEEYVGEKLVKLPGGGLEYGEGLLECLHREFQEELNVKIEILEHFYTQEDFLVSKFRENEQLLTVYYRVKILDPENFKLNVSEIEKAEWLPLSASNPFKLPTDKIVFEKAKAQFLK
- a CDS encoding branched-chain amino acid aminotransferase encodes the protein MIIQKTESSRLSSFDKNNFNFGDTFVDHMIICEYEDGKWGDVKLMPYGPLQFSPANMTFNYGQACFEGMKAYRDANNDVFLFRPEKNFERINKSASRLAMPEIPYEVFMNGLKALVDTDRLWIPQGEGYSLYLRPLIFATSEMLKASVSYKYMFAIIATPAKAYYTKPVSVLISDYYSRAANGGVGFAKAAGNYAGAFYPTHLANQKGYDQIIWTDDATHSYFEESGTMNVFVRIEDTIYTPPTSERILDGVTRDSFIQLAKKNGIEVVVDKIPVETVVKAHKEGKLKEVWGVGTAVVTSRFEAIGYNDEKLMLPEISDEDSFAIKLKHELVGIQSNQAEDPFGWRIKVEKGFTDSLAK
- the mnmD gene encoding tRNA (5-methylaminomethyl-2-thiouridine)(34)-methyltransferase MnmD produces the protein MERILKTTDDGSKTLYVSSLDETYHSNHGAFQEAKHVFIKNGLNRVEKQEINILELGFGTGLNVLVTLFDFFEKESSYQVNYYSLEKYPLSAQEALSLEHDRLFNHSEISRLFPVIHEMPWEQLKEVSPNFNLKKIEADFFDLDKIDMPKIDLVYFDCFGAKVQPDLWEEPLIKKVADKMGEGGLLTTYSSKGSLQRILKNLNFEVEKLEGPKGKREMINAWKR